In a single window of the Thermodesulfobacteriota bacterium genome:
- a CDS encoding 4Fe-4S double cluster binding domain-containing protein, with the protein MNVSKQDIIREAHRLGFEDVGFTGPEPFDAHKAYLLERQEEYGWAEAVGLDLLNGTDPATILPEARTIIVLIENYFNQSYPRSMEGHFGRCYLDDDRMTRDGLTQRIKAFRGFLRDNGMNSKVPFNLPHRVAAARAGLGTFGKNCLFYAHRVVRGGSWTLPIAVVVDREYAPDQPTLSMGCPDWCRNVCIAACPTRALQGNGRIDPRLCISFLTYFGQGITPLELREPMGMFVYGCDRCQNVCPRNQPWLAKNLPLNERAAAKADSFDLPALLHMDKVYFETRVWPHMFYMSYNDIWRWKMNVARVMGNSRDSVFIPDLVRAFKENTDDRVRGMCAWALGRIGGANAGAALNDFSGRDLSGPVSEEVRLALAAFK; encoded by the coding sequence ATGAACGTTTCCAAACAAGACATTATCAGGGAAGCCCATCGGCTGGGCTTTGAGGACGTAGGCTTTACCGGCCCCGAACCGTTTGACGCGCACAAGGCCTATCTGCTGGAAAGACAGGAAGAGTACGGCTGGGCCGAAGCCGTGGGACTGGACCTGTTAAACGGAACCGATCCCGCCACCATTCTTCCCGAGGCCCGAACGATTATTGTGCTGATAGAAAATTATTTTAACCAATCGTACCCCCGTTCCATGGAAGGACATTTCGGGCGCTGCTACCTGGATGACGACCGAATGACCCGGGACGGCCTGACACAGCGGATCAAGGCCTTTCGCGGATTTCTGCGGGATAACGGCATGAATTCCAAAGTGCCGTTCAACCTTCCCCACCGGGTGGCGGCCGCCCGGGCCGGTCTGGGGACGTTCGGCAAAAACTGTCTGTTTTACGCCCACCGGGTGGTACGGGGCGGATCATGGACCCTGCCCATCGCGGTGGTCGTGGACCGGGAATACGCGCCGGACCAACCCACTTTGTCCATGGGATGCCCGGACTGGTGCCGCAACGTCTGCATCGCCGCCTGCCCCACCCGGGCGCTCCAAGGCAACGGCCGCATCGATCCCCGGCTATGCATCTCCTTTCTGACCTATTTCGGTCAGGGCATCACACCGCTTGAACTCCGGGAGCCCATGGGCATGTTTGTCTACGGCTGCGATCGGTGTCAGAATGTCTGCCCCCGCAATCAGCCCTGGCTGGCCAAAAATCTGCCGCTCAATGAACGCGCGGCGGCGAAAGCCGACAGTTTCGATCTGCCGGCGCTGCTGCACATGGATAAAGTCTATTTTGAAACCAGGGTCTGGCCGCATATGTTTTACATGTCCTATAATGATATCTGGCGGTGGAAAATGAACGTGGCCCGGGTTATGGGCAACAGCCGGGATTCCGTCTTTATACCGGACCTGGTCCGGGCGTTTAAAGAAAACACGGATGACCGGGTCCGGGGAATGTGCGCCTGGGCTTTGGGCCGGATCGGCGGCGCAAACGCCGGCGCGGCCCTGAACGATTTTTCCGGCCGGGACCTGTCCGGGCCGGTTTCCGAAGAAGTCCGGCTGGCGCTGGCCGCATTTAAATGA
- a CDS encoding 4Fe-4S binding protein, whose amino-acid sequence MKNDRKKLRRLAKMMNTKNEILIPIVGGLLDLMDVVALPQDVDFLLTLGPEPHTVDEAARKTGLPREKALAYLDDLVKKGWIWPYTFANGDRGFELLPIVVGWFEMQLCHGREGAQEKAFARASEDLFNSLRKLNVFPLRPALNWFTRAVTKPYQTIGAIRPPDDPAAGRTVPVGQSLGIAAQTAGPTQYVSELIDRHGRDNAIVVLHCFCRQWRKFVDTPCRFHIQPETCVAVGPMANSLIEYGYGRRITRADALKILEEVSKAGAVHTLFHEKDDIRLPNIAVCNCCWDCCGVYGSYNRGLIPLYMRRFYRAEVTRPEKCKVCGKCVKHCPTNCIRQTEDRAVIAVEKCIGCGQCALQCPTSAIELIADQRDVLVPMVKKSEARIQIG is encoded by the coding sequence ATGAAAAACGACCGCAAGAAGCTTCGACGGCTGGCCAAAATGATGAACACCAAGAACGAGATTCTCATTCCCATCGTGGGCGGCCTGCTGGATCTCATGGACGTGGTGGCCCTGCCGCAGGACGTTGACTTTCTGTTGACTCTGGGACCCGAACCGCACACGGTCGATGAGGCCGCGCGCAAGACCGGTCTGCCCCGGGAAAAGGCCCTGGCGTATCTGGACGATCTGGTCAAAAAAGGCTGGATCTGGCCGTATACGTTTGCCAACGGCGACCGCGGCTTTGAGCTGCTGCCCATCGTAGTGGGCTGGTTTGAAATGCAGCTCTGTCACGGCCGGGAAGGGGCGCAGGAGAAAGCCTTTGCCCGGGCTTCGGAGGACCTGTTCAATTCTTTAAGGAAACTGAATGTGTTTCCCCTGCGTCCGGCCCTCAACTGGTTTACCCGGGCCGTCACCAAGCCCTACCAGACCATCGGCGCCATCCGGCCGCCGGATGATCCGGCCGCGGGCCGGACGGTGCCGGTCGGCCAATCCCTTGGTATAGCTGCCCAGACGGCCGGCCCCACCCAGTATGTGTCCGAACTGATCGACCGGCACGGCCGGGACAACGCCATTGTCGTCCTGCACTGCTTCTGCCGCCAGTGGCGCAAATTCGTAGATACTCCCTGCCGGTTCCACATCCAGCCGGAAACCTGCGTCGCGGTGGGCCCCATGGCCAACAGCCTGATCGAGTATGGCTACGGCCGCCGTATCACCCGGGCCGACGCCCTGAAGATTCTGGAAGAGGTCTCAAAGGCCGGCGCCGTGCATACCCTGTTCCATGAGAAAGACGACATCCGCCTGCCCAACATCGCCGTGTGCAACTGCTGCTGGGACTGCTGCGGCGTTTACGGCAGCTACAACCGTGGCCTGATTCCCCTGTACATGAGGCGTTTTTACCGGGCCGAGGTGACCCGTCCGGAAAAGTGCAAGGTATGCGGCAAATGCGTCAAACACTGCCCCACCAACTGCATCCGCCAGACCGAAGACCGGGCCGTCATCGCCGTGGAAAAATGCATCGGCTGCGGCCAGTGCGCCCTGCAGTGCCCCACCAGCGCCATCGAACTGATTGCCGACCAACGCGACGTGCTGGTGCCCATGGTGAAAAAATCCGAAGCGCGGATTCAGATCGGATAA